TTTCTGACCGCTTCTTCAACTTCCTCCCTCTTTACTTCACTTATACGCTTCGTGTACTCCTCGTCCATTTTCCAGCCGAGCCCCATAACTTCAAAAAAGCCCAAATACCAGGCTTGCCTTAACCTTGTTTGATGATCCAGGAGAAAGTCGCCTATTATTTTCCTCTTTGCCAGTTCAACGTCCTCTTCACTTACCCTTCCCTCGGAAACTACTTTGATTAAATCCTGAAGGGCGTTTTCCTTCTTTTCGGGAGAAGTGCCGACGTATGCGAAAAGTCTGGGAGACGAGTACCTTGTGGGATAAAAGGAGTAAGTAGCGTAAGCATATCCCTTTTCTTCCCTCAAGACCTTAAATAGCTTTGAAGTCATTCCTTCTCCGAGAACCGCGTTGTAAACCTTGAAAACGAAGTAATCCTTTGAGTCTTTAGGCGGTGCGTTGAAAGCACAAAGTATCGTGGCCTGCGTCCCTTCCCTCTTTACCCTTTTTACTTCATTTTTCTCAATCTTTTTGTTAACACTTGAAAGTTCAAACTTTCCCTTCGGAATATCCGAAAAAGCTTCTTCCAAGAGGGGTAGGACATCTTCAGCTTTAAAGTCTCCGACAAGGACTACTACGACATTTTCTCCCTTTTTAATTTGATTAAAGCGTCTTATTAAATCCTCCCTGCTAACTCTTTCTACATCTTCATCTTTTCCCAGTGAGGAGTATTCGTAGGGTGTTCCTTTGTAAGTCAGTGTTCGCAGTTCTTCGTATGCGTAAGACATTCCCCTCTCCCTCTTTGACCTTATAGCGACTATCTGGTTTCTCTTTTCGAGTTCCAGAACCTCTTCTTTAAAGAGTGGGTTCTGAATTATATCTCTAATTACCTTCAGACCCTCTTTTAGTCCTTCAACTTTAGTGGAAAAACCGATTTCCGAAAAGTCGTCTTCGGAAGAGGAGTATATGTATCCCCCGTACTTTTCAAAGGGGTACGAAACTGCAGATGCATTGGGGTAATTCTTTGAACCTTTTAAGAGCATAGTAAAGAGGAGCTGTGTTTCTCCCCTCTTTTCCTCTCCGTGAACGCCCCCTTTGAAGAAAATAACCCCGGAAACCAGTCCCCTTCCTTTTGTCTCTTTTATTATTACCTTTACGCCGTTTTCTAGCGTCTTATCCATAATCCTTTGCCCTCCGAAAAGTGGTAGGGAGATTACAAGGAGTAAAAAGAGAAAGTTTCTCATTTTTCCTTTTCCACCTTAACTTTATAACCTTCCTTTCCCAAGTAATAACCGGCAGCTCCGCCAGCGGCCGCACCGACCATAAAGGCACAGGATGATAGAATGACACTAAGGAAACTCAAAAGGATAATAATCCTCATGTTTAAATTATAGCGAAAGGTAGAGACAGTTATGAATTTGCAAACTTGTAATTTTTAATGTTAAAATAATTAAGCTAAACTCTTTACGATAAACGGAGGTTTGAAG
The genomic region above belongs to Aquifex aeolicus VF5 and contains:
- a CDS encoding M16 family metallopeptidase, whose product is MDKTLENGVKVIIKETKGRGLVSGVIFFKGGVHGEEKRGETQLLFTMLLKGSKNYPNASAVSYPFEKYGGYIYSSSEDDFSEIGFSTKVEGLKEGLKVIRDIIQNPLFKEEVLELEKRNQIVAIRSKRERGMSYAYEELRTLTYKGTPYEYSSLGKDEDVERVSREDLIRRFNQIKKGENVVVVLVGDFKAEDVLPLLEEAFSDIPKGKFELSSVNKKIEKNEVKRVKREGTQATILCAFNAPPKDSKDYFVFKVYNAVLGEGMTSKLFKVLREEKGYAYATYSFYPTRYSSPRLFAYVGTSPEKKENALQDLIKVVSEGRVSEEDVELAKRKIIGDFLLDHQTRLRQAWYLGFFEVMGLGWKMDEEYTKRISEVKREEVEEAVRKYIDFHHCVVVEP